The segment CTAACTTTTCCTTTTGCTCCTCAGCGGATAGTTTCGTTAGCTCAAGGATCGTTTTAATGTTATCTTCAACACTTAATGTTCGAAAGACAGACGCTTCTTGTGCTAGATAACCGATTCCTTTTTGCGCACGCATAAACATTGGCATGTTGGTGATATTTTCGTCATCCAGAAAAATTTCACCTTCATTGGGCCGGATGAGGCCTACAATCATGTAAAAGCTGGTGGTCTTCCCAGCCCCGTTGGGGCCTAAAAGTCCAACAATCTCACCTTGGTTGACCTCGATTGACACTCCTTTTACGACTGTGCGTGCCTTGTATCGTTTAACTAGATTTTTGCTATATAGCTTCATTGTCTTCGATTTTGCAATTCGCAAATTTAGAAAATAATCTGAAGTCCTGCTCTAATACCGAACTTATCAATATTAGGATTCTCGAGATGGCTTAATCTCCAAATGGCGTCAATGCGAATTATCTTAAAGATATTTTCGATACCAACGCCCACTTCGTAGTAAGGCTTGTTTACTTCCATTAATCCAATAGGAAAGGCGTACTCTTTAGTTTTGTTGGCGTTTGAGAGTGCTCCAACAAGTGCTTTCCCGTAGGCTATTTCTCGCCATTTAAGCTTACGCATGAGTGGGATGTGGTTAAGAAATAGTCCGTTGAAATGGTGCTCTAGAGTGATGCTACCCCATGTGTCGCTTGCAAATTCGTAATAGTTCATCATGTTGAAGGCATAGCGATTGAGTGCGTAGGTTTCATTTCCTTCGTGTAGCTTAAGAAGAGGGTAGGGAACGGTGCCAAATAATTTTCCTCCTTCTATGGCATAGCGAAGGTATCCAAATGGGTTTAAACTGAGTTTGTGGACTAAGTTGGCATTGAGCATGGTGTAGCTATACTTAGAACCGCCTACCTTTTTTAGTCCAAATGTCGCGTTGATGTTTATGATTGGGTTTTGGCTGCCCATAGAAACTCTCTCAAATTCTCCTTGTACATACTTTTCGCCTCTTGCAATTCTAGTACTGAGCGATATCGTTGCATCAGGCAGGTGGGTGTCTATTGTTCCGTCGTATTTTTTGAATGTCACAAAATCAGAAGGTTTGATGTTTCGATATGCTACCTCTATGCCACTACTAATACCCGGTAACCATTCGTAATCGAATCTAACTTTTGTGAGTTCTATCATGTTTAGCTTGTAGTTCGGATTTCTTCGAAGTATGGATGTGAGAATATTGTCTTCGGCCAACGAAAAGGGGCTTAATCCCATTTGCTCAATATCCTTTTTGTACTGTGCATATCCTGTTATGCGTGGTTCTTTGCTAAACATGTATAGCAAGTCGCTTCCATATTTAAATTCTTCATCCTTAAATCCGTATGCCACAAATGCTCCAACCATAACTGTCTTGGAGAATTTGTTTGACGTTCGACCTGTTAATTTTATTCTGTTTCCTTCAATTTTATTGCTGCTAATGGTTTGATAGTAAGGGCCATATTCGAAATATCCAATTGGGTAGTAGTAGTTTATGAGCAAGTTGGTGATGTTGGTTGCTGTTTTAAATAGGGGAACCTCTTGTACTTGTTGTACCATCTTAAAGATTCCCTTTTCTTGATCTGATAGTTCAACTGGACGGTTTTGGCTCCAAAAATCGGTTGGTTTATCTAATGCTTTTGGGTCTAAAATGATGTTCGGAGAACTCTTTTTGGTCGAATCAGGAAAAGGAACATTCAGTTTTACGTTTTCGACGACGCTTGTGTTGTGTCCAAAAAAGCCAACAGTTCCTTTTATTATTTTGAAATCAACAAAAAGTGAACTTTTCTTAGGGAACCACAAAGAGTCATTTAACGGCTCGAAAACTTGCTCCGAGGCCATGTCTTTCACCCAATTTATATTTGCATTACGATTTAGCTGCATGACAACCTTTACAACAGCGTAGGTAGAGTCGTGTACCCACATCTCACCGGTGAATGTAGGTTCTTGTTTTCTTTTTGGAACAAAGGTCATTCGAATGCACCGTTTCCCGTTGATATAGGCGCTATCTTGAAGGTAGTACTTGTAGTAAAAGAGTCCGTTATTATTGAGTGGACTTATTAGACCTTGATCGAAAAAGTTGATGAAATTATCATATACGTTGATATTTTGGTACATGCGTCCAGTAAATTGGGCTACGCTTTGGTTGTTTACTCCGGATGTTTGGGTTGCTTTAATAAGCTCCTTCTCCTTTTTGGGAGAGCTGCTGTAGTAGTAGTCAGAAATGGTTTCTGAGAGCAATATGGGAATATAGGTTTTTCCGGTGAGCTTGTTAGTGTCGATATAGTCAAATACAAATTGAAACTGTTTGAGGATTTTTTTATCCTTTAGGTTGCTTTTTATATTGTTGACATCAATTTGCATTTTAGTGTAGGCGCTGTAGCTGTAGGACGGAAGTTTGGCGTAGTTGTTTTTATCCTTGTTGGCGATAATGTTGCGTAGAAAGGCGTGAGCGGGATTTTCTCCTGGACGAACAATGACTTCTTGTAGGGCGTAATTTAGAGGATCAAGTTCTGCCGTAAAGGTGTTTACTCCATTTTTTTTTACAGGAAATGTCTTTTTGTTGTATCCAACATATTGTATAGCAATTGAATCTGTCGGTGTTTTTGTGTCGATGGAGAAAAAACCATTTTGATCAGTGATGGTTCCTATTGTTGACTTAATGAAGGATACGTTACAAAAAGGGAGCGGCTCTTTTGTTGTAGCATCAATGACCTTTCCTTTTACTTTTGTTGTTTGGGCAAAAGATATGGTCGGGGTAAGAAGTAGTATGAAAACAAGAGCGAAAAATGTTGAAATCCTTTTTTGCATATCTAGCTTTTTCTTAATGAAAACGAAAGTTACAACTATTGTAATGATGGGTAAACAACTTTCCGTTAATAGAGCTTAAGTTGTTTGCCGTTTTGTTTCATTTTTATTAGTAAAAGTAAAAGGGATGCTAAGTAGCATCCCTTTTACTTTTAAATAGTATAATCTATTAAGCGATCCCTTCTCTTAGAATGTCGTGTATGTGAACCATTCCTGCATATTTGCCATCTTGTAGAACTACAAGTTGGGTTATCTTGTTTTTTTCCATTTTGTCGAATGCGTTTATAGCAAGCTCGTCTATGCTGATGGTCTTAGGGTTGATGGTCATAATTTCTTTTGCTGTGAGGTTGGTAACATCGTTCCCCTTTTCTAGCATTCTGCGGAGGTCTCCATCTGTAATTACGCCCGCAAGGTTTCCCGAATGGTCGATTACGGCTGTCGCTCCAAGTCTTTTGGAAGATATTTCTATAATAATAGGTCTGATTCTTTCGTCGATGGATACTTGGGGGATTTCTCTTGCGACAACGTCACCAACGCGCATGTAGAGCTTCTTTCCTAAAGCACCCCCTGGATGGTAACGGGCAAAATCTGCGGCCGTAAATCCTTTTAATTTCAGAAGCGTCATGGCTAAGGCGTCTCCAACTACAAGCTGCGCTGTTGTTGAAGAGGTTGGCGCAAGGTTGTTCGGACATGCCTCTTTCTCTACCGTTGCTCTTAAAACGAAATCGGAGTTTAACGCTAGATAGGAGTCGGTGCTCGAAACCATTCCCACAAGCTTATTTCCAAGGTTCTTTACAAGGGGAACCAACGCTTTTATTTCGGGAGTGTTTCCGCTTTTGGAGAGGATTATGATAACATCCTCGGGCTGGATTAGTCCAAGGTCTCCATGTATTGCGTCTGCAGCATGCATGAAGAATGCTGGAGTTCCAGTGGAGTTCATAGTGGCTACAATTTTGCTGGCAATAATTGCGCTTTTGCCAATGCCCGAAACGATAACCCGTCCGTTGCAATTGTATATTAAATCAATGACTTGTTCAAACTCGTCATCGATGTATTCGGCTAATTTTTCGACTGCTTTTGCCTCTTCGAGGATAGTTTGGGCGGCAAATAATTTTATGTCGAAGTTATTTTCCATAACTCTTGCTTTTTTATGATTCTCTTGCTTACTTTAGATATGCAAAGGTACTTGTTTTAATCAATCATTTATATGCTGTTGGAATAGGAATTGATTTAGTGTTAACTTTTGCAAATCGGCTGCGGTGTCGTTGTTAAACGCTTGTTCTTTAGTTAACTTTGTTACAGTACGTGCATGGCAGCTGGTATTTAAATCAATGAAAGCAGAATTTTAGAGGGTTAATTATGTCAGATAAGGTTGACGTTACTCTTTTAGAGTATTTGAAGAAATACTTTGGTTTTACAAGTTTTAAAGGAAACCAGGAGGGCATTATTCGTAATGTGCTAATGGGGAATGATACGTTCGTACTCATGCCTACAGGTGGAGGAAAGTCTCTATGCTATCAGCTTCCTGCGCTGATGCTGGATGGTACGGCAATCGTTATTTCGCCTTTAATTGCCTTGATGAAGAACCAAGTAGACGCTATGCGGAGTTTTATAGAGGGTGATGGGATAGCCCACTTTTTAAACTCTTCTCTTTCTAAAACGGCCATTAATAAGGTAAAGCAAGACATTCTTGACGGAAAAACGAAGTTGCTTTATGTGGCTCCAGAGTCTCTTACTAAGGAGGAGAATATATTGTTCCTCAAGCAAATAAACGTTTCTTTCTATGCAATAGATGAAGCTCACTGTATTTCGGAATGGGGACACGATTTTCGCCCTGAGTATAGGCGAATTCGTCCTATTATCTCAGAAATAGGGAAAGCTCCGCTGATTGCCTTAACGGCAACTGCAACACCAAAAGTGCAGCACGATATTCAGAAGAACTTAGGAATGCTTGATGCCTCTGTTTTTAAATCTTCATTTAATCGGCCAAACCTATACTATGAAGTTCGTCCGAAAAATGATGCAACGAAAGAAATCATCAAGTTTATTCGGGCTAATAGCGGTAAGTCGGGAATAATCTACTGCCTGAGCCGTAAAAAAGTGGAAGAGTTAGCCGATGCTTTAAAGGTTAATGGGATAAAGGCAGTGCCCTACCACGCTGGTCTCGATTCTAACTCGCGATCAGAAAATCAGGATAAATTTTTGATGGAGGAAACGGATGTGGTGGTAGCAACCATTGCGTTTGGAATGGGAATTGACAAACCAGATGTTCGTTATGTCATCCATTATGATATCCCTAAAAGTTTAGAAGGATACTATCAGGAAACGGGAAGAGCGGGACGTGATGGTGGAGAAGGAAAGTGTATTACTTTTTACAGCTATAAGGATATACAAAAGCTGGAGAAGTTTATGCACGGTAAGCCAATTGCGGAGCAAGAAATAGGAAAGCAGCTGCTGCAGGATACGGTTGCCTATGCAGAATCGTCGGTATGCAGGAGGAAGTCACTTTTGCTATATTTTGGAGAGGATTATAAAGAAGAAAACTGTGGATGTTGTGATAACTGCTTGAATCCAAAAGAAATGTTTGATGGGCAGGAGTCTGTTCTACAAATGATAGAGGTAATACAAGAACTTCAAGAAAAATTTAAGGCAGACCATGTTGTTAACTTTATAGTGGGCAACCCAACATCAGGTATAAAAACGTATAAGCATCATCATAACGAGCTATTTGGTGTCGGCAAATCGAAGGATGAGAAATACTGGAATGGTATTGTTCGTCAAATGCTAATTCATCATTTACTAACCAAGGATATCGAGAACTACGGGCTGCTTAAAATCTCGCAAAAAGGAAGGAAATTTGCAGAAGAACCCTATACCATAATGATGGCAAAGGATCATGATTTTGAGGAGGGGGATGAGGAAGAGGTTGCAGGGCAGGCTGCTGCCAAAGGTGGTGGTGCCGCGGATGAGGCGCTGTTTGTAATGCTAAAAGACTTGCGTCGTTCGATGTCGAAGAAACTCGATTTACCTCCTTTTGTGATATTTCAGGATCCTTCGTTGGAGGATATGTCCATCCAGTATCCAATTAATATGGATGAGCTGCAGAATATAGCAGGTGTTGGTGCAGGGAAGGCGAAAAAGTTCGGGAAAGAGTTTGTCGAACTTATTAAAAAGTATGTTGAGGAGAATGAAATTGAAAGGCCTCAGGATATGATTGTAAAGTCGGTAGCCAACAAGTCGCTTAATAAAGTCTTTATTATCCAAAGTATTGATAAACGGATGGATTTTGAAGATATTGCCAAAGCGAAGGGTATGGATATGAATGGACTACTCACCGAAATGGAGGCAATTGTAAGTTCTGGGACTCGTATCAATATCGATTACTATATTAACGACAATGTCGATGAAGACAAGGTTGATGAGGTGCTCGATTATTTCAGGTCGGAAGCTAAATCTGAATCGGTAAAAGAGGCGTTGGAGTTTCTTGGAGAGGAGGATTATTCGGAAGAAGAAATTCGGTTGATTCGAGTGAAATTTATGTCTGAAATGGGTAACTAGAATCTAATAATAAAATAGAAAGCTGTAGGAGACTACGGCTTTTTTTATGCTTATTCTACTTTTCTATTTCTGAATTATTAGCT is part of the Alistipes sp. ZOR0009 genome and harbors:
- a CDS encoding DUF5686 and carboxypeptidase-like regulatory domain-containing protein, which gives rise to MQKRISTFFALVFILLLTPTISFAQTTKVKGKVIDATTKEPLPFCNVSFIKSTIGTITDQNGFFSIDTKTPTDSIAIQYVGYNKKTFPVKKNGVNTFTAELDPLNYALQEVIVRPGENPAHAFLRNIIANKDKNNYAKLPSYSYSAYTKMQIDVNNIKSNLKDKKILKQFQFVFDYIDTNKLTGKTYIPILLSETISDYYYSSSPKKEKELIKATQTSGVNNQSVAQFTGRMYQNINVYDNFINFFDQGLISPLNNNGLFYYKYYLQDSAYINGKRCIRMTFVPKRKQEPTFTGEMWVHDSTYAVVKVVMQLNRNANINWVKDMASEQVFEPLNDSLWFPKKSSLFVDFKIIKGTVGFFGHNTSVVENVKLNVPFPDSTKKSSPNIILDPKALDKPTDFWSQNRPVELSDQEKGIFKMVQQVQEVPLFKTATNITNLLINYYYPIGYFEYGPYYQTISSNKIEGNRIKLTGRTSNKFSKTVMVGAFVAYGFKDEEFKYGSDLLYMFSKEPRITGYAQYKKDIEQMGLSPFSLAEDNILTSILRRNPNYKLNMIELTKVRFDYEWLPGISSGIEVAYRNIKPSDFVTFKKYDGTIDTHLPDATISLSTRIARGEKYVQGEFERVSMGSQNPIININATFGLKKVGGSKYSYTMLNANLVHKLSLNPFGYLRYAIEGGKLFGTVPYPLLKLHEGNETYALNRYAFNMMNYYEFASDTWGSITLEHHFNGLFLNHIPLMRKLKWREIAYGKALVGALSNANKTKEYAFPIGLMEVNKPYYEVGVGIENIFKIIRIDAIWRLSHLENPNIDKFGIRAGLQIIF
- a CDS encoding SIS domain-containing protein, whose translation is MENNFDIKLFAAQTILEEAKAVEKLAEYIDDEFEQVIDLIYNCNGRVIVSGIGKSAIIASKIVATMNSTGTPAFFMHAADAIHGDLGLIQPEDVIIILSKSGNTPEIKALVPLVKNLGNKLVGMVSSTDSYLALNSDFVLRATVEKEACPNNLAPTSSTTAQLVVGDALAMTLLKLKGFTAADFARYHPGGALGKKLYMRVGDVVAREIPQVSIDERIRPIIIEISSKRLGATAVIDHSGNLAGVITDGDLRRMLEKGNDVTNLTAKEIMTINPKTISIDELAINAFDKMEKNKITQLVVLQDGKYAGMVHIHDILREGIA
- the recQ gene encoding DNA helicase RecQ; protein product: MSDKVDVTLLEYLKKYFGFTSFKGNQEGIIRNVLMGNDTFVLMPTGGGKSLCYQLPALMLDGTAIVISPLIALMKNQVDAMRSFIEGDGIAHFLNSSLSKTAINKVKQDILDGKTKLLYVAPESLTKEENILFLKQINVSFYAIDEAHCISEWGHDFRPEYRRIRPIISEIGKAPLIALTATATPKVQHDIQKNLGMLDASVFKSSFNRPNLYYEVRPKNDATKEIIKFIRANSGKSGIIYCLSRKKVEELADALKVNGIKAVPYHAGLDSNSRSENQDKFLMEETDVVVATIAFGMGIDKPDVRYVIHYDIPKSLEGYYQETGRAGRDGGEGKCITFYSYKDIQKLEKFMHGKPIAEQEIGKQLLQDTVAYAESSVCRRKSLLLYFGEDYKEENCGCCDNCLNPKEMFDGQESVLQMIEVIQELQEKFKADHVVNFIVGNPTSGIKTYKHHHNELFGVGKSKDEKYWNGIVRQMLIHHLLTKDIENYGLLKISQKGRKFAEEPYTIMMAKDHDFEEGDEEEVAGQAAAKGGGAADEALFVMLKDLRRSMSKKLDLPPFVIFQDPSLEDMSIQYPINMDELQNIAGVGAGKAKKFGKEFVELIKKYVEENEIERPQDMIVKSVANKSLNKVFIIQSIDKRMDFEDIAKAKGMDMNGLLTEMEAIVSSGTRINIDYYINDNVDEDKVDEVLDYFRSEAKSESVKEALEFLGEEDYSEEEIRLIRVKFMSEMGN